One window of the Diospyros lotus cultivar Yz01 chromosome 12, ASM1463336v1, whole genome shotgun sequence genome contains the following:
- the LOC127787608 gene encoding uncharacterized protein LOC127787608, translating into MERIHVISGGENLVGDSFFTRKAYARQALCVDSVAKVQEDKDPIIFTPKDQGDVLLPHNDPLVISVVIAKHPIERILVDSERSANLLYWNCFEKMHIAHDRLKIVTSPLYSFTGEVVPVVESVQLPITLGDYPQVITRQVNFMIVKTFSPAYNVILGRSLINAMRATISPGYLLMKFPTPLGVGQVKGNQKQAKVRRKKRSSDAYDPMRTYSLGYPPTCLGYGINPEIISHKLNVRSEAQPIMQKKIHIAPERLRYLEEEVDKFLEAGFIRDVQYPEWLANVIMVPKTNEKWRVCIDFTNLNKACPNDSYPVPRIDRLVDDTYGYAVLSFLDALSGYHHINMYPLDAEKTTFITQKEDVLLPSDAFWLKECKGHISTNGQ; encoded by the exons ATGGAAAGGATACACGTGATCTCAGGAGGAGAAAATTTAGTAGGCGATTCCTTTTTTACCAGAAAAGCGTATGCGCGACAGGCGCTGTGCGTAGACTCAGTGGCGAAGGTTCAAGAAGACAAAGACCCCATTATTTTCACACCTAAGGACCAAGGGGATGTGCTGCTCCCTCACAATGATCCCTTGGTTATCTCTGTCGTTATTGCTAAGCACCCCATTGAAAGAATACTGGTGGATAGCGAAAGGTCTGCTAATCTGTTATATTGGAACTGCTTCGAGAAGATGCATATTGCCCATGACCGACTAAAGATAGTCACTTCACCTCTGTATAGCTTCACAGGAGAAGTGGTGCCAGTGGTCGAATCGGTCCAACTGCCCATTACACTCGGGGATTACCCTCAAGTGATCACTCGACAAGTTAATTTCATGATAGTCAAGACATTTTCTCCTGCCTACAACGTGATCCTGGGACGTTCCCTCATTAATGCTATGAGAGCCACCATTTCCCCTGGATATTTgctgatgaaattccccacgccATTGGGGGTAGGCCAGGTAAAAGGAAATCAAAAACAAGCCAAG GTTCGGAGAAAGAAGAGGTCATCAGATGCCTACGATCCTATGCGGACATATTCGCTTGGATACCCGCCAACATGCCTGGGATATGGAATTAATCCAGAGATCATATCCCATAAACTGAATGTCCGTTCGGAAGCTCAGCCGATCATGCAGAAGAAAATACACATCGCCCCCGAGAGGTTGAGGtacttggaagaagaagtagatAAATTCCTTGAGGCGGGATTCATTAGAGATGTCCAATACCCCGAGTGGCTAGCGAATGTCATCATGGTTCCTAAGACCAATGAGAAATGGCGAGTATGCATCGATTTTACCAACTTGAACAAGGCTTGCCCAAATGACTCCTACCCAGTCCCTCGGATAGACAGGCTGGTTGATGATACTTACGGATATGCGGTTTTGAGCTTCTTGGATGCCTTATCAGGTTATCACCATATCAATATGTATCCACTTGACGCTGAGAAAACGACCTTCAtcacacaaaaagaagatgtACTGTTGCCAagtgatgccttttggcttaAAGAATGCAAGGGCCACATATCAACGAATGGTCAATAA